In the Raineyella fluvialis genome, AGGGACCGCTCGTGGGCTTCGTCGATGATGATGGTGTCCCAGGTCCGCAGGTCGCGGTCATGGGAGATCCCGGCGAGCAGGATGCCGTCGGTCATCACGGTCAGCGCCGTGTCGCGCTGGGCCTTGCGGGTGAAGCGGACCTGGTAACCGACCTCGTTGCCGAGATCGACGCCCATTTCCTCGGCGATGCGCTCGGCCACCGTACGCGCGGCGATGCGCCGCGGTTGGGTGTGCGCGATCCGCGTACGCCCCAACCGCAGGCACAACTTCGGCAATTGGGTGGTCTTGCCGGAGCCCGTCTCCCCCGCCACGATGACGACCTGGGATTCGGACAGCGCGGCGGCGATGTCCTCGACCCGCGCGCTGATCGGCAGCTCCGCGGGGAACGTGATGGTCGGGCTCAGGAGGGCTGGCCTCCCCGGATCTCCTCCTCGTCGAGGGGGCCGGTGTCCTCGGCACGGTCGCGGATCAGCGCGAGCGGGCACTCCGCGTGAGCCATCACACCGCGGACAACGCCTCCGACACCGAAGCCGGCGGTGGTGTGCACACCGAGCCAGAGCAGGTCGAGCTCCTTGGAGCGGGCGACCATCTCCTTGACCGGGTGGCCCTGCACGACATGGGTGGTGACGCTGACATCGGGGTAACGCTGCTGCAGGGGCTGCAGCAGGGCCTGGACACCGCCGATGGCGGCTTGTCCGGCGACGTCGACCGCGTGCTCACCGGTCCGATGCACCGGCCCCGGGACGTCCCACACGTGGATGACCTCGAGGCCGACCTTGCGCAGGGACGCCTCGGCGAAGGCGGCGGCGAGGGCGGCTGCCCCGTTCGCGGTGGCATCGACGCCGACCCCGATCCGCTGCAGGCGTCCGGTGGACGCCGGTGAGGACGCGGCGGAGATCATCACCACCGGACAGTGCGCGGTCGCGGCAACTCCGACGCTGGTGGACCCGACGAAGATGCGCTCGAGGCCGGACAGGGAGCGGCGGCCGACGACCAGCAGGTCGGCGGTGCGGGACAGCTTGGTGAGGGCCGCAGTGGCGTTGCCCATGACCACCTCGGTGCGGATCCGCTCCGCGGGGAAGCCCTCGGCCTGGACGGCGTCGGACGCTTCGCTGACGACCTGCATGCCCGCCTCGTGGAGGACGGACGGGTCGTACACGACACCCCAGGCACCGGCCAGGATCGCATCGTCGACGACGTGGGCGATCAACAGGTCATCCCCGCGCAACTCGGCCGCCCCCACGGCGTACCTCAGCGCTCGGTCGGCGTCCGGAGAACCGTCCACACCGACCAGGACGACACCTCGACGAGAATCTGATTCAGTCATCACTGCCTCCTGCTGTCGAGTTTGTCACTTCTCCTGGCGGTCCACCACGCGTCCGCTGATTTCGCGCACCTGCAGTGTGATGAACAGATCACGGTCCCCCATCGCCCAGGGCATGGGGCCGTCGACCCGGAGAGCCTCGAGCTGCGCAGGCGAGGTCGGAGTGGACGAGACCCCCTGGAACATCACGCTCCACCCGTTGCCGGTCGACACGTCGATGTCGTCCACCTGGAAGGAGATCTCGCGCTCGTCGCCGAGTTCGGCGAGGACGGACTCGCGTGACGTCCGGAAGACCACCAGCCCGTCACGCACGACGTAATTGACCGGCAGGATGAGCAATCCCGCCGCAGGAGAGGTCCAGGCGACGCGACCGACCTCCTGGGTGCGCAACAGGGCGCGACAGTCCTCGGGGTCGAGCGCCGCGAACATGCCTTCGTGCATGGTCCTCCTCCGTTTTCCTCGTCCGATGTTACTGGAGTGCGGACACCTCACTCGACCTCGAACGTGGTGTGACCTCCGAGCTTGTGCGCGAGTTCGTCGTCGATGGCGTCGGCGATGTCGCTCATGATCCGGACGGCCTGGTGGAGATGGGCCGGCACGAAGGGATGGGTGAGCACCGAGAGGCTGGCGAAGACCTTGTCCCGGACGAGGTGGAACTTGACCATCCGGGCGTCGGCATTGAGGTCGTTGAGCACCTCCGCCGCGCGCGAACGTCCCGCCACGTCATGGACGAGCACCGAGAAAAGGATCAGCTCGCGACCGTCCTGGCTGAGCCGCAGGAACAGCATGGCCGACCCCACCCGCAGCGCGATGTCACCCTCGTGGTCCCGCAACGGGGCATGACCGAACATGTCGGTCAGCTCCGCCTCGATCATGTCGTTGAGGTGTTGCGTGGTGACCGGGATCGTCGCGATGACGTCCTCGGCGTCGAACTCGGTGGCCCCGGAGAGCGGCTCGGGCCGCGGCGTCAGCACCTCCGCCAGGTGGTCGGGGGCGAGGAAGACCGGGTGCTGGACCCCGAAGACGTCACGTAGGGCCCCGACGGCGGCCCCGGCGAGCCGGTCCGACGCCTCCTGGTCGAGCTCGATCCAGAAGTTCGCGGTCGGGCGCGGCCCCTCGTTCGTCGGCGCCGACCAGCCCAGCCGCTCCATCAGCGCCAGTTGCTCCGAGCCGAGCTGGTAGTCCTCGCCGAGCACCGAGTTGCTGGAGGCTTCTGCTCGGATCGTCGTACGGTCCAGGGCCGTGAAGGTCACGTACGGGACCTGACTCTCGTCGACGGCCACACACCCGATGGTGAAGTCCGCCGAATCGTCGATCACCGAGATGACCTCGGCGAGGCGCAGCTCGAACTCGTCCCACGCCTGCGCGATGCTGCGATCGAGGTCGAAGTCTCCGTACTGGGGCACGGCCCGAAACTAGCGCACGGAAGGGAGCACGTCACGAGAGCAGCGCTGCGATCCCGAAAATGCTCAGCACGGACAGCACTGTGGTCACGAAGATGGCGTCGCGCACCATGACGACGCCGGTGTCGTAGCGGGTCGCGATCACGAAGACGTTCTGCGCGGTGGGCAACCCCGCCATCACGGTGACGGCGAGCAGGTCCTCGTGGCCGAGGTGCATGGCGAACCGTCCGAAGGCCCAGGCCACCAAGGGCATGGCGACAAGCTTCAGCCCGGTCTGCCAGGCCAGCATGGGCCCGCCGGCACGATCGGGCCGGGGCCCCAGGCACAAGGAGATGCCGAAGGCCATCAGCACGCCAGGCACGGCCATCGCCCCCACCATCGACATGGGTGCGGCCAGCAGCGGAGGGATCCGCGTGCCCGTCACGGACAGCAGCACACCGACCAGGGTGGCGATGGTCAGCGGGTTGCGGAGGAACCGGCTGACGAACGCCCGGATCGTGAAGCGCGCCTCCGTCCCCGTACTCAGGTCGAGGAGGGC is a window encoding:
- a CDS encoding pyridoxamine 5'-phosphate oxidase family protein; amino-acid sequence: MHEGMFAALDPEDCRALLRTQEVGRVAWTSPAAGLLILPVNYVVRDGLVVFRTSRESVLAELGDEREISFQVDDIDVSTGNGWSVMFQGVSSTPTSPAQLEALRVDGPMPWAMGDRDLFITLQVREISGRVVDRQEK
- a CDS encoding universal stress protein, producing the protein MTESDSRRGVVLVGVDGSPDADRALRYAVGAAELRGDDLLIAHVVDDAILAGAWGVVYDPSVLHEAGMQVVSEASDAVQAEGFPAERIRTEVVMGNATAALTKLSRTADLLVVGRRSLSGLERIFVGSTSVGVAATAHCPVVMISAASSPASTGRLQRIGVGVDATANGAAALAAAFAEASLRKVGLEVIHVWDVPGPVHRTGEHAVDVAGQAAIGGVQALLQPLQQRYPDVSVTTHVVQGHPVKEMVARSKELDLLWLGVHTTAGFGVGGVVRGVMAHAECPLALIRDRAEDTGPLDEEEIRGGQPS
- a CDS encoding T3SS (YopN, CesT) and YbjN peptide-binding chaperone 1, with translation MPQYGDFDLDRSIAQAWDEFELRLAEVISVIDDSADFTIGCVAVDESQVPYVTFTALDRTTIRAEASSNSVLGEDYQLGSEQLALMERLGWSAPTNEGPRPTANFWIELDQEASDRLAGAAVGALRDVFGVQHPVFLAPDHLAEVLTPRPEPLSGATEFDAEDVIATIPVTTQHLNDMIEAELTDMFGHAPLRDHEGDIALRVGSAMLFLRLSQDGRELILFSVLVHDVAGRSRAAEVLNDLNADARMVKFHLVRDKVFASLSVLTHPFVPAHLHQAVRIMSDIADAIDDELAHKLGGHTTFEVE
- a CDS encoding AEC family transporter is translated as MQGVLSGFFVIGVVVGVGYLMAQLGVFTEQAQNLLGTLSFYVAMPVLFVTLMAGQDVGAVLSVDLVASLVSIGATVLLWVASARLIWRMPLGETVAGSFASAYVNAGNLGLPIATYVLGSPTRAVPVMLTQLLFLQPVGLALLDLSTGTEARFTIRAFVSRFLRNPLTIATLVGVLLSVTGTRIPPLLAAPMSMVGAMAVPGVLMAFGISLCLGPRPDRAGGPMLAWQTGLKLVAMPLVAWAFGRFAMHLGHEDLLAVTVMAGLPTAQNVFVIATRYDTGVVMVRDAIFVTTVLSVLSIFGIAALLS